In a genomic window of Mucilaginibacter sp. KACC 22063:
- a CDS encoding GIY-YIG nuclease family protein, with the protein MWNYNFYVYITTNPTKSVLYIGVTNDLQRRLIEHHTNKGNPSTFAGKYYCYHLLYFERHTHIEHAIEREKEIKKWRREKKIALIKSLNPDMEFLNDTI; encoded by the coding sequence GTGTGGAATTATAATTTCTACGTTTATATAACTACTAATCCAACTAAATCAGTATTGTATATTGGTGTAACCAACGATCTTCAAAGAAGATTAATTGAACATCATACAAATAAAGGAAATCCCTCTACTTTCGCTGGCAAATATTATTGTTATCATCTTTTGTATTTTGAACGGCATACCCATATTGAGCATGCAATTGAAAGAGAAAAAGAGATTAAGAAATGGCGACGGGAAAAGAAGATCGCTTTGATCAAATCTTTAAATCCTGATATGGAATTTTTGAATGACACGATTTAA
- a CDS encoding trimeric intracellular cation channel family protein — MTLNVSTIIEILGTVAFTISGVFSAMQKRLDALGVVIIGFITAIGGGTIRDVLIGYTPVSWMRNIDTPLIILVTAFVTILFKKHIKSFKVTLFLCDALGLGLFTIIGIQRGLNVGLHPGICVALGTITGCFGGVIRDISLNAIPMIFRRQEIYATACIIGGSIYILMLHVIDPNIAKLIAVAIVCSIRILAVRYKIKLPVG; from the coding sequence ATGACATTGAACGTAAGCACCATTATTGAAATACTCGGTACCGTTGCGTTTACCATATCAGGTGTGTTTTCGGCAATGCAAAAAAGGCTGGATGCGCTTGGCGTAGTCATCATTGGGTTTATTACAGCAATTGGTGGCGGTACCATCAGAGATGTATTAATTGGCTACACACCTGTAAGCTGGATGCGGAACATTGATACTCCGCTTATCATACTGGTTACTGCCTTTGTTACCATTCTGTTTAAAAAGCATATCAAAAGCTTTAAGGTAACGCTGTTTTTATGCGATGCACTTGGACTGGGATTATTCACCATTATCGGTATACAGCGGGGGCTCAACGTTGGCCTGCATCCGGGTATTTGCGTAGCCTTAGGTACCATAACAGGTTGCTTTGGCGGTGTTATCCGCGACATTTCGCTTAACGCTATACCCATGATATTTCGCCGGCAGGAGATATATGCAACAGCCTGCATCATCGGCGGCAGTATCTACATCTTAATGCTTCATGTCATAGATCCTAATATAGCAAAGCTGATAGCCGTAGCCATTGTATGCAGCATCAGAATATTAGCTGTGAGGTATAAAATTAAATTGCCGGTAGGGTGA
- a CDS encoding DEAD/DEAH box helicase → MSFQDLNLIEPILKALKTEGYTTPTPIQQQSIPIILQRKDLLGCAQTGTGKTAAFSIPLLQILHQERTNHKEPKAIKALILTPTRELAIQIADSLTAYGKHTGLKHTVIFGGVSQNPQTEILRRGVDILVATPGRLIDLINQGFIHLGHLKILVLDEADRMLDMGFVHDVKRIIAKIPAKRQTLFFSATMPKEIQELANSILNKPEKVEVTPVSSTADTIKQAVYFVAKGDKRALLAHLLKDSKSIGRVLVFTRTKHGADKVVKDLARVGITAEAIHGNKSQNARQRALTNFKNSDTRVLVATDIAARGIDVDDLAHVIQYELPEVPETYVHRIGRTGRAGANGVAFAFCDEEEKDLLKDIQKLIAKEIPVIESHPFPLKELTKQERIALDLKNNPNHNKPSSSERNKNNKRRFGNNRRGENRRG, encoded by the coding sequence ATGTCATTTCAAGATCTTAATTTAATTGAGCCCATCCTCAAGGCTTTAAAAACAGAGGGATATACTACTCCAACCCCTATTCAGCAACAATCAATCCCGATCATTTTACAACGTAAAGACTTATTGGGTTGCGCGCAAACAGGGACGGGTAAAACTGCAGCATTTTCTATTCCGCTGTTACAAATATTGCATCAGGAACGGACTAATCATAAAGAGCCTAAAGCCATAAAGGCTTTGATACTTACACCTACAAGGGAATTGGCCATACAGATAGCCGATAGCTTAACAGCATACGGTAAGCACACCGGTTTAAAGCATACGGTAATATTTGGTGGAGTATCGCAAAATCCGCAAACAGAAATTTTGCGGAGAGGAGTTGATATCCTGGTAGCAACACCGGGTCGTTTGATCGACCTGATCAACCAAGGCTTTATTCATCTTGGCCACCTTAAAATTTTGGTGCTCGACGAAGCCGACCGGATGCTGGACATGGGCTTTGTGCACGATGTAAAAAGGATCATCGCAAAAATTCCTGCCAAAAGGCAAACGCTTTTCTTTTCGGCTACCATGCCAAAAGAAATTCAGGAGCTGGCCAACAGCATCCTTAATAAGCCCGAGAAGGTGGAGGTTACACCGGTGTCTTCTACGGCAGATACCATTAAGCAGGCCGTATACTTTGTGGCCAAAGGCGATAAAAGAGCATTGCTTGCCCATTTATTAAAGGATAGCAAGTCCATTGGCCGGGTGCTGGTGTTTACACGTACCAAACATGGCGCCGATAAAGTAGTGAAAGATCTGGCCAGGGTAGGCATTACCGCAGAAGCCATACATGGCAACAAATCGCAGAATGCACGCCAGCGCGCGCTTACTAATTTTAAAAACAGCGATACGCGCGTATTGGTAGCTACAGATATTGCTGCACGCGGTATTGATGTTGACGACCTGGCGCATGTGATACAATATGAGTTACCCGAAGTACCCGAAACTTATGTGCACCGCATTGGCCGTACAGGCAGGGCAGGGGCAAATGGGGTAGCTTTTGCTTTTTGCGATGAGGAAGAAAAAGATTTGTTAAAGGATATTCAGAAGCTGATTGCTAAAGAAATTCCGGTAATTGAGTCGCACCCTTTTCCATTAAAAGAGCTGACCAAACAGGAGCGCATTGCACTTGATTTGAAAAATAATCCGAATCATAACAAGCCATCTTCAAGTGAGCGAAACAAAAACAATAAACGCAGGTTTGGTAACAACAGGCGGGGCGAAAATAGACGTGGATAG
- a CDS encoding FtsB family cell division protein, whose product MLNISEPNMKRLLDLLRNKFFLVTVAFVVWMIFFDKNDIFSQYQYHDQLSKLKQERDFYLKETERVSKDLQELTSDKAQLEKFAREKYLMKKDNEDVFVIVREKKAE is encoded by the coding sequence ATGCTGAACATTTCTGAACCCAATATGAAACGCCTGCTTGATCTGCTGCGCAATAAGTTCTTCCTGGTTACAGTGGCATTTGTGGTATGGATGATCTTTTTTGATAAGAACGACATCTTTTCGCAATACCAATACCACGACCAGTTAAGTAAATTAAAACAGGAACGTGATTTTTATCTTAAAGAAACCGAGCGTGTTTCTAAAGACCTTCAGGAGCTTACCTCAGACAAAGCCCAGCTTGAAAAATTCGCCCGTGAAAAGTACCTTATGAAAAAAGATAATGAGGATGTTTTTGTGATTGTACGCGAAAAGAAAGCAGAGTAG